One Candidatus Nitrososphaera evergladensis SR1 genomic window carries:
- the thpR gene encoding RNA 2',3'-cyclic phosphodiesterase, whose translation MRAFVAVDAPGTEIAELQQEMMSFSGWSAREVKPVEQNNFHFTLIFLGEITGQQAEKVKEKLAKVRFEPFPITYTGVGAFPKASNARIVWVGLDPEGSAMLQELAGQVVAKTAEAGFVPDKPFSPHLTIFRAKNRHVAVDTAKYAGKTFGTSIVDRVYLKKSELAPSGPTYSNIYTVSAAEEKGA comes from the coding sequence GTGCGGGCTTTTGTCGCAGTTGATGCTCCGGGGACCGAGATAGCAGAACTCCAGCAAGAGATGATGTCTTTTTCCGGGTGGAGCGCAAGAGAAGTCAAGCCGGTGGAGCAAAACAATTTTCATTTCACGCTGATATTCCTTGGCGAGATAACCGGCCAGCAGGCAGAAAAGGTCAAGGAAAAGCTTGCAAAAGTAAGGTTTGAGCCTTTTCCCATCACGTACACAGGCGTGGGTGCATTCCCAAAGGCGTCAAACGCAAGGATCGTCTGGGTCGGGCTTGACCCAGAAGGGTCGGCCATGCTTCAGGAGCTTGCAGGGCAGGTCGTCGCAAAGACGGCAGAAGCAGGCTTTGTGCCGGACAAGCCGTTTTCGCCACACCTTACGATTTTCCGGGCAAAGAATAGGCACGTTGCAGTCGACACGGCAAAATACGCAGGCAAGACCTTTGGCACGAGCATTGTCGACAGGGTGTACCTGAAGAAAAGCGAGCTTGCCCCTTCTGGGCCGACGTACTCGAACATTTATACCGTCAGCGCCGCAGAGGAAAAGGGAGCTTGA
- the cca gene encoding CCA tRNA nucleotidyltransferase produces the protein MTDNTIEGVLAKALALCNPTAAEEKRITAVAEEAKKLVEQKSKATSSEVREIIFGGSFAKGTWLHGDADIDIFLKVDPSVSEERFEKLGVEIGRQALRKYKPKLRYSDHPYVEATVRGIRINVVPCYDVQRGQWKSAADRSPFHTQYIMETLDVAKKEQVRLLKKFLKSTGIYGAEISTGGFSGYVSEVLIAKYGSLEGALAAAAEFRQGQVVSVGDYDADISKGFSSPLVIIDPIDPRRNLGTAISPESVGRFALAARAFLHNPSEKFFARQKPSVNKKLYRNVLVVEFSHRERSPDTIWGQLKRSANSVAKQLELAGFTVFRTTCNTDEKKSGAFAFLLESLALPEYMMRKGPEIARAKDMESFVMAARSLAMWADREMRVSAIVERKATDAGQLVKTLLGRPPEANGIARDMITGRVKVYSASGRRRFPGLVKEAVDELVSTENLIFFFK, from the coding sequence TTGACAGATAACACCATCGAAGGCGTCCTTGCAAAGGCACTCGCACTGTGCAACCCGACGGCCGCGGAAGAAAAGAGGATAACCGCGGTCGCAGAGGAGGCAAAAAAGCTCGTGGAGCAAAAGAGCAAGGCAACTTCTTCAGAAGTAAGGGAGATCATTTTTGGCGGCTCGTTTGCCAAGGGAACGTGGCTCCACGGCGATGCAGACATTGACATTTTCCTCAAGGTCGACCCTTCTGTCAGCGAGGAGAGGTTTGAAAAGCTGGGAGTCGAGATAGGCAGGCAAGCTCTAAGGAAATACAAGCCCAAGCTGCGCTACTCGGACCACCCGTACGTCGAGGCGACAGTCAGGGGCATCAGGATAAACGTCGTTCCCTGCTACGACGTGCAAAGGGGCCAGTGGAAGAGCGCGGCTGACAGGTCGCCTTTTCACACGCAGTACATTATGGAAACGCTTGACGTAGCCAAGAAAGAGCAGGTCAGGCTCTTGAAAAAATTCCTAAAATCAACAGGTATCTACGGTGCCGAGATATCCACCGGCGGCTTTTCCGGCTATGTCTCTGAGGTGCTGATAGCGAAATACGGCTCGCTTGAAGGCGCGCTTGCGGCAGCCGCGGAATTCAGGCAGGGGCAGGTCGTTTCGGTCGGCGACTATGACGCAGACATTTCAAAGGGGTTTTCAAGCCCGCTTGTGATAATCGACCCGATTGACCCAAGGCGCAACCTTGGGACTGCGATATCGCCAGAGAGCGTCGGCAGATTTGCGCTTGCCGCAAGGGCATTTTTGCACAATCCTTCTGAAAAATTCTTTGCAAGGCAAAAGCCAAGCGTCAACAAAAAGCTGTACAGAAACGTGCTGGTGGTAGAGTTTTCGCACAGGGAGCGCAGCCCCGACACGATATGGGGTCAGCTGAAGCGCAGCGCCAACTCGGTTGCCAAGCAGCTAGAGCTTGCAGGCTTTACGGTTTTCAGGACGACTTGCAACACCGACGAGAAAAAGAGCGGCGCGTTTGCGTTCCTGCTTGAATCGCTTGCACTGCCAGAGTACATGATGCGCAAGGGACCCGAGATCGCAAGGGCAAAAGACATGGAGAGCTTTGTGATGGCTGCAAGGTCGCTTGCAATGTGGGCTGACAGGGAGATGAGAGTATCAGCAATAGTAGAAAGAAAGGCCACCGACGCAGGACAGCTTGTAAAGACGCTGCTTGGCAGGCCGCCAGAAGCAAACGGGATTGCAAGGGACATGATAACAGGCAGGGTCAAGGTTTATAGTGCAAGCGGGCGGAGGAGATTTCCAGGTCTGGTGAAAGAGGCCGTTGACGAACTTGTCTCGACAGAGAATCTCATTTTCTTCTTCAAGTGA
- a CDS encoding serine/threonine protein kinase yields the protein MSRQRISFSSSSELVLGSPELAKILTYPRGSDEEYASRLAELKGLGVTAVFAGGRTVIGGTSIAGKGCVGLVVRAKAHGRTCALKIRRTDANRPTMHDEVKYHRIANGAGVGPELVGYSDNFMLMEFAEGTTIAEWAQGKKLIDIKQASAVARSALEQCYALDRAGLDHGELSHVDRHIIVDNDTKATTIIIDFESASTERKPSNVSAAGQSLLVSGAVASTLAQVLRVDREAAIGALKKYKRDQTRENFDAILALVAFA from the coding sequence TTGTCTCGACAGAGAATCTCATTTTCTTCTTCAAGTGAGCTCGTTCTTGGCTCGCCCGAGCTTGCCAAGATACTGACGTACCCTCGCGGGAGCGATGAAGAATATGCGTCGCGCCTTGCAGAGCTAAAGGGCCTTGGCGTGACTGCGGTTTTTGCAGGAGGTAGGACGGTGATAGGGGGCACAAGCATCGCAGGCAAGGGCTGTGTCGGGCTCGTGGTAAGGGCAAAGGCGCACGGAAGGACATGCGCGCTCAAGATCAGAAGAACCGACGCCAACAGGCCTACCATGCACGACGAGGTGAAATACCACAGGATTGCAAACGGCGCCGGCGTGGGCCCGGAGCTTGTCGGTTATTCGGACAATTTCATGCTGATGGAGTTTGCAGAAGGCACGACGATAGCTGAATGGGCGCAGGGCAAAAAATTAATTGACATCAAGCAGGCGTCTGCAGTAGCAAGGTCTGCCCTTGAGCAATGCTACGCGCTTGACAGGGCAGGGCTTGACCACGGCGAGCTCTCCCATGTCGACAGGCACATCATAGTCGACAATGACACAAAGGCCACCACCATCATCATCGACTTTGAAAGTGCAAGCACGGAACGCAAGCCGTCAAACGTCTCTGCCGCCGGCCAGTCGCTTCTCGTGTCCGGCGCCGTCGCAAGCACTCTTGCGCAAGTCCTGCGGGTTGACAGAGAAGCCGCAATAGGCGCACTCAAAAAATACAAGCGCGACCAGACGCGTGAAAATTTCGACGCAATCCTGGCGCTTGTTGCTTTTGCCTAA
- a CDS encoding proteasome assembly chaperone family protein: MPEIDIRKLKNVNLKGGIVVDGFPSVGLANAIASECLIHSLKTEFVAVIDSSAFPPLSIIKNAMPNFPARVYANEDLKLAMFVSELNLDPSMFRPVANMMIEWALDSNCDLIISAAGIPYEEGEGTKESPPVFAVGSTPAALKRAAEAGIPPVMNGSVSGIPAILLNEGAWRNYDVIVLMVKVVRDMPDFRAGAAVAEALAKLAPGASCDVPALLKEAEGMEKTLKRIRSEQQAALPKEPFYG, encoded by the coding sequence GTGCCTGAAATCGACATACGCAAGCTGAAAAACGTGAACCTAAAGGGCGGAATAGTGGTTGACGGCTTTCCAAGCGTCGGCCTTGCAAATGCCATCGCCTCAGAGTGCCTGATACATTCGCTCAAGACAGAATTTGTGGCGGTCATTGACTCGTCGGCGTTTCCGCCTCTTTCGATAATCAAAAACGCCATGCCCAACTTTCCAGCGCGGGTCTACGCAAACGAGGATCTAAAGCTGGCAATGTTTGTATCAGAGCTGAACCTCGACCCTTCTATGTTCCGGCCAGTAGCCAACATGATGATCGAGTGGGCCCTTGACAGCAACTGCGACCTCATCATCAGCGCGGCTGGAATCCCGTACGAGGAAGGTGAGGGCACAAAGGAAAGCCCGCCGGTGTTTGCGGTAGGGAGCACGCCGGCCGCGCTCAAAAGAGCGGCAGAGGCAGGCATCCCGCCTGTCATGAACGGCTCTGTCTCTGGCATACCGGCGATACTGCTCAACGAAGGCGCCTGGCGCAACTATGACGTGATTGTGCTCATGGTAAAGGTGGTGCGCGACATGCCCGACTTTAGGGCAGGCGCCGCCGTTGCAGAAGCGCTTGCCAAGCTTGCGCCGGGTGCCTCGTGTGACGTGCCGGCACTGCTGAAAGAGGCGGAGGGCATGGAAAAGACCCTGAAAAGGATACGCAGTGAGCAGCAGGCCGCGCTTCCAAAGGAACCGTTCTACGGCTGA
- a CDS encoding DNA-3-methyladenine glycosylase family protein, whose protein sequence is MDAILHHLSGVDERLGSIITSVGSYTIATGGDPFQSLVRSIMYQQLAGSAADAIHARFLGLYRGRFPSPVRLAATPEAQLRAIGLSGRKTEYVKGLAADVSGGRLDLASLAAMEDELVIEQLTTVRGIGRWTAEMFLIFCLGRPDVLPVGDLGPQKAVQKAYFLRKLPSPERMEKIARPWRPYRSVATWYLWKSLEKFKTIG, encoded by the coding sequence ATGGACGCAATTTTGCACCACCTCTCAGGCGTTGACGAGCGCCTCGGCAGCATAATCACATCAGTCGGCAGCTACACGATAGCAACCGGCGGCGACCCGTTCCAGTCGCTTGTGCGCTCCATAATGTACCAGCAGCTTGCCGGCAGCGCGGCTGACGCCATCCACGCGCGGTTTCTGGGGCTGTACAGAGGAAGGTTCCCCTCGCCGGTCAGGCTTGCCGCCACTCCTGAAGCGCAGCTGCGGGCAATAGGGCTTTCCGGCAGAAAGACAGAGTATGTGAAAGGACTTGCAGCAGACGTGTCCGGCGGCAGGCTGGACCTCGCATCGCTTGCCGCAATGGAAGACGAGCTGGTCATAGAGCAGTTGACCACGGTCAGGGGGATAGGCAGGTGGACGGCAGAGATGTTTTTGATCTTTTGCCTCGGCAGGCCCGACGTGCTCCCAGTGGGCGACCTTGGCCCGCAAAAGGCCGTGCAAAAGGCGTATTTTCTGCGGAAACTGCCGTCGCCGGAAAGGATGGAAAAGATTGCCAGGCCGTGGCGGCCCTACAGGAGCGTCGCCACCTGGTACCTGTGGAAGTCGCTTGAAAAGTTCAAGACTATAGGCTGA
- a CDS encoding DUF6659 family protein: MRAEQFSKNVLALNPKIRFAGIVEKSGHLYAGVRREDAPARLSDRSNEISLSQSAYIIDLRKIFSKELGTLQSVVYNYDTVRLVSMPIKDHILVFSTEADVSLDELTGKVQQYVKSVEGELSLYPPANIVNAEKKEALRNLLESGISEDLVAEQLDLDVNTVKALAQEMKISL, from the coding sequence ATGAGAGCCGAGCAGTTTTCCAAGAACGTACTTGCACTGAACCCCAAGATCCGTTTTGCCGGAATAGTTGAAAAGTCTGGCCACCTTTACGCCGGCGTCAGGAGGGAAGACGCGCCCGCACGCCTTTCGGATAGGAGCAACGAGATAAGCCTGTCGCAGTCTGCGTACATCATAGACCTGCGCAAGATATTCTCAAAAGAGCTGGGCACTCTGCAATCCGTCGTCTACAATTATGACACTGTGAGGCTCGTCAGCATGCCCATCAAGGACCACATACTGGTGTTCTCTACAGAAGCCGACGTCAGCCTCGACGAGCTGACCGGCAAGGTGCAGCAATATGTAAAGTCAGTGGAGGGCGAATTGTCGCTCTACCCACCTGCAAACATCGTCAACGCGGAAAAGAAAGAAGCGCTGCGCAACCTGCTTGAATCCGGGATATCAGAAGATCTCGTGGCCGAGCAGCTGGACCTTGACGTCAACACCGTAAAGGCGCTTGCGCAGGAAATGAAGATCAGCCTATAG
- a CDS encoding 50S ribosomal protein L2 — translation MGKRTLVRRRGRGGKQFRAIIVGKIAPAKYPNFKLEENHKGTVVDIVHERGRDAPLAKVSFDDGRHSYVPAPEGTIVGSTIQVGQGSPATKGNILALESVPDGTLVCNIEKNAGDGGKLIKAAGSGAIVFAHGTEGVTIKFPSGKFLTLNAKCRAMIGTIAGAGRKEKPFLKAGNRAKYMQAHGRLYPTVRGIAQAAVYHPHGGGRHQHIGRQSSVSRNTPPGRKVGNIAPKKTGRGRIKEVPQKA, via the coding sequence ATGGGCAAGCGAACACTAGTGCGCCGCCGAGGCCGCGGAGGCAAGCAGTTCCGCGCGATCATAGTCGGCAAGATAGCACCAGCAAAATATCCCAATTTCAAGCTAGAAGAGAATCACAAAGGTACGGTAGTTGACATTGTTCACGAGAGGGGGCGCGATGCGCCGCTGGCAAAGGTATCCTTTGACGATGGCCGCCACTCGTACGTCCCGGCGCCAGAGGGCACCATAGTCGGAAGCACCATACAGGTCGGCCAGGGCTCGCCGGCAACCAAGGGCAACATCCTTGCCCTCGAATCGGTCCCGGACGGGACGCTTGTATGCAACATTGAAAAGAACGCCGGCGACGGAGGCAAGCTGATAAAGGCTGCCGGCTCGGGCGCCATCGTCTTTGCGCACGGCACGGAGGGAGTCACGATCAAGTTCCCGTCTGGCAAGTTCCTGACGCTAAACGCAAAATGCCGGGCAATGATTGGAACCATCGCAGGCGCAGGCAGGAAGGAAAAGCCATTTTTGAAGGCCGGAAACAGGGCAAAGTACATGCAGGCCCACGGCAGGCTGTACCCGACGGTCAGGGGCATTGCGCAGGCAGCCGTCTACCACCCGCACGGAGGTGGAAGGCACCAGCACATTGGCCGCCAGTCGTCGGTGTCGAGGAACACGCCGCCAGGACGCAAGGTGGGCAACATCGCGCCGAAAAAGACCGGCCGCGGCAGGATAAAAGAAGTCCCACAAAAGGCGTAA
- a CDS encoding VOC family protein yields MAKVSPIPKGYRTITPSIIVKNGTQAIEFYKKAFGAKEGGRFYMPDGKTIAHAELKIGDSRFTLVDEMPEMKAFSPQSVGGPSGSIWLYVKNVDKLFDQAVRAGATATMPVMDMFWGDRAGQLVDPSGHVWWVATRKKNLTKKQMEKAGAEFFASQQQKQQ; encoded by the coding sequence ATGGCAAAGGTCAGCCCGATACCAAAGGGGTACCGCACGATAACACCCTCTATAATTGTCAAGAACGGCACGCAGGCGATCGAGTTTTACAAAAAGGCGTTTGGCGCCAAGGAAGGCGGCCGCTTCTATATGCCGGACGGCAAGACCATAGCACATGCGGAACTAAAGATAGGTGACTCTCGTTTTACGCTGGTTGATGAGATGCCAGAGATGAAAGCCTTCTCGCCGCAGTCCGTGGGCGGGCCGAGCGGCAGCATATGGCTGTACGTAAAGAACGTAGACAAGCTTTTTGACCAGGCCGTGAGGGCAGGCGCCACTGCTACCATGCCTGTCATGGATATGTTCTGGGGCGACAGGGCGGGCCAGCTTGTCGACCCGTCTGGGCACGTCTGGTGGGTTGCAACCCGCAAGAAAAACCTCACAAAGAAGCAGATGGAGAAGGCCGGCGCAGAGTTCTTTGCGTCCCAGCAGCAGAAGCAACAATAA
- a CDS encoding nitrite/sulfite reductase, whose product MSKSRVATTTAANSKQKGISPPKPNPRWGREEETEFFAKKVKLFRQGKISEDDFRRFRLQHGAYGSRLHADYSMVRIKVPSGEITAEQVEKIASLSEAFSIGSAHVSTRQNIQLHWVQLEDVSEVMRGLVEAGLTTREACGNTVRNVMCSHFAGVCPDEAFDATPYAMAIARFFLRNPMCQNLPRKFKINFGCCEKHGLVKVADIGLVPTVKEGENGAKVRGFRIYLGGGLGAASFIGHALEDFTPEDRVLATCMATVRLFDRHGNRENMARNRMRYLVHETGWEKFQKMVLKERTAVEMTTSLATASMYDVKSQEDKRQLPKAPSSRMAKLPMFDKVTKDGPAFERWLHSNTVPQKQEGYFTVFVTLGAGDITASQLRVLASAIRDFSAEGAARNTPQQNFAIRYVRGTDLRDFYNRLATAGLANPGALTIASSVGCSGTTSCNLAITNSHRLAKEVQRKFLELGLDTDDDLRDATIKISGCPNSCGQHEIATIGFFGGASRIGNAMSPTYTMLFGGSAGEQGELGRSVMRVPAKRVIDAILKIIEMYRSERVQGETLHQWVVKVVKGQGTGAIKSLEDIKNALVPVIQLPAIEQDPDAYRDYGSDAKFTAKTARGECAA is encoded by the coding sequence ATGAGCAAGTCCAGAGTGGCTACTACAACAGCCGCCAACTCCAAGCAGAAAGGTATCTCGCCCCCAAAGCCCAACCCTAGATGGGGCAGGGAGGAGGAGACAGAGTTTTTCGCAAAAAAGGTCAAGCTTTTCAGACAAGGCAAGATTAGTGAAGACGATTTTCGCCGTTTCAGGCTGCAGCACGGCGCCTACGGATCGCGCCTGCACGCCGATTACAGCATGGTAAGGATAAAGGTTCCGTCAGGAGAGATAACCGCAGAGCAGGTTGAAAAGATAGCAAGCCTCTCAGAGGCGTTCTCGATAGGCTCGGCGCACGTCTCGACCCGCCAGAACATCCAGCTGCACTGGGTGCAATTGGAAGACGTGAGCGAAGTGATGCGCGGCCTGGTAGAAGCAGGATTGACCACGAGGGAGGCATGCGGCAACACCGTCAGAAACGTCATGTGCAGCCACTTTGCAGGCGTGTGTCCGGACGAGGCGTTTGACGCCACTCCGTACGCTATGGCGATTGCAAGGTTCTTTTTGAGAAACCCGATGTGCCAGAACCTTCCGCGCAAGTTCAAGATCAACTTTGGCTGCTGCGAAAAGCACGGCCTGGTTAAAGTCGCAGACATTGGCCTCGTGCCCACAGTAAAGGAAGGAGAAAATGGCGCAAAGGTCAGGGGGTTCAGGATATACCTTGGCGGGGGGCTTGGCGCCGCGTCGTTCATCGGCCACGCACTTGAAGATTTCACCCCGGAAGACCGCGTCCTTGCCACGTGCATGGCGACAGTCAGGCTGTTTGACAGGCACGGAAACCGCGAGAACATGGCCAGAAACAGGATGCGCTACTTGGTGCACGAGACAGGCTGGGAGAAATTCCAAAAGATGGTGCTGAAGGAGCGCACGGCAGTCGAGATGACGACCTCGCTTGCCACTGCTTCCATGTACGACGTCAAGTCGCAGGAGGACAAGCGCCAGCTTCCAAAGGCGCCTTCTTCCCGCATGGCAAAGCTGCCAATGTTTGACAAGGTGACAAAGGACGGCCCGGCGTTTGAGCGCTGGCTGCATTCCAACACGGTGCCTCAAAAGCAGGAGGGCTACTTTACGGTGTTTGTGACGCTGGGCGCAGGCGACATCACCGCAAGCCAGCTGCGCGTCCTTGCGTCTGCGATACGCGACTTTTCTGCAGAGGGCGCGGCAAGGAACACGCCCCAGCAGAACTTTGCGATACGATACGTGCGCGGCACGGACCTTCGCGACTTTTACAACAGGCTTGCAACGGCAGGCCTTGCAAACCCAGGCGCACTCACCATTGCATCTTCCGTAGGCTGCTCTGGCACGACATCGTGCAACCTTGCGATCACCAACTCGCACAGGCTGGCAAAGGAGGTCCAGCGCAAGTTCCTGGAGCTTGGGCTTGACACCGACGACGACCTGCGCGACGCCACGATAAAGATAAGCGGCTGCCCCAACTCGTGCGGCCAGCATGAAATAGCCACAATCGGCTTTTTCGGCGGCGCCTCAAGGATTGGAAACGCCATGTCGCCAACCTACACAATGCTGTTTGGAGGAAGCGCAGGCGAGCAGGGCGAGCTTGGAAGGTCGGTGATGCGCGTGCCGGCAAAGCGCGTCATTGACGCGATACTAAAGATAATCGAGATGTACAGGTCAGAGCGCGTACAGGGCGAGACGCTCCACCAGTGGGTCGTAAAGGTGGTAAAGGGCCAAGGAACCGGCGCCATAAAGAGCCTTGAAGACATCAAGAACGCGCTCGTACCGGTCATCCAGCTCCCCGCAATCGAGCAAGACCCTGACGCCTACCGCGACTATGGCAGCGACGCCAAGTTCACTGCCAAGACGGCAAGGGGAGAATGCGCGGCTTGA
- a CDS encoding sulfurtransferase, whose amino-acid sequence MPIVCDADTLRTLVRKKSVRVVDVRKADDYAAGHIPTAVSLPLARLLEDDKPERVVQLLEEFGITEKMPVVIYDDTFGALAARVAWTFQYVGHTNTALLEMTFGQWKELGLETETKPNKYPPSKHPLAINRDIYADAQYVEAAQSQQGKLLVDSRERLNFLTEHIPTARNIPYTMLGANGNILRKADELKRMIENRGIAPDSEIITYCGSVGTLSGLAYYALKLAGYNNVKLYPKSFKEWKSLGKPKDEFKEANYWDLSAE is encoded by the coding sequence CTGCCCATAGTGTGCGATGCTGACACGCTCCGCACCCTTGTGCGCAAAAAATCAGTGCGCGTAGTCGACGTCCGCAAGGCAGACGACTATGCCGCCGGCCACATCCCTACCGCGGTTTCACTGCCGCTTGCGCGCCTGCTTGAGGACGACAAGCCCGAGCGCGTCGTGCAACTGCTGGAGGAGTTTGGCATCACCGAAAAGATGCCCGTGGTGATATACGACGACACGTTTGGCGCGCTCGCCGCCAGAGTGGCATGGACGTTCCAGTACGTCGGCCACACAAACACGGCGCTCTTGGAAATGACGTTTGGGCAGTGGAAGGAGCTTGGCCTCGAGACAGAGACAAAGCCCAACAAGTATCCTCCCTCAAAGCACCCGCTTGCAATAAACAGGGACATTTACGCAGACGCGCAGTACGTCGAGGCCGCGCAGTCGCAGCAGGGCAAGCTGCTGGTCGATTCCCGGGAGCGCCTGAACTTTCTGACTGAACACATCCCCACCGCAAGGAACATCCCCTACACGATGCTTGGCGCAAACGGCAACATACTGAGAAAGGCAGACGAGCTAAAGCGCATGATAGAAAACCGCGGCATCGCGCCAGATTCAGAGATAATTACGTACTGCGGAAGCGTCGGCACGCTGTCGGGCCTTGCATACTATGCGCTAAAGCTTGCCGGCTACAACAACGTCAAGCTGTATCCAAAGTCGTTCAAGGAATGGAAGTCGCTCGGCAAGCCCAAGGACGAGTTCAAGGAAGCCAACTACTGGGACCTTTCAGCGGAGTGA
- a CDS encoding transposase — protein sequence MRNYKFRLYPTREVEQKLVETLEINRVVYNYFVSSNLRSRNDMNYALTELKERQPILRKYHSKMLQMVSTKVAAAWRALEVLEEHGRRTGSLKFCKPGKCNSFTYNQSGFRIENDKLWLLKIGSIKIVLHRQPTKVKQVMVVRQARKWYAVVTCEIAKSIFRFVDTRKSIGIDVGITKFAYDSDDHEIDNPLFLSKMIRPLRRAQRKVSRRKRGSNNRKKAKSWVAHLYQRIANKRHDFLHKLSTEYASKYDLIFLERLRISNMVKNHHVARHIMDSGWGTFKTMLEYKAKMVVGVGPAYTSINCSKCGNTVPKTLAVRLHRCNKCGLTLDRDYNASLNILNEGLTTLPQGLREFTPVEIAPLLASVGVQARSLKQEASLFKAQAIHSAERSQ from the coding sequence ATGCGTAACTACAAGTTTCGACTCTATCCAACACGGGAAGTAGAACAGAAACTTGTGGAAACACTGGAAATCAATAGGGTTGTCTACAACTATTTTGTAAGCAGTAACCTCAGGTCGCGTAATGATATGAATTATGCTTTGACAGAGCTGAAAGAACGACAGCCCATTCTGAGGAAATATCATTCAAAGATGCTACAGATGGTCAGCACAAAGGTTGCAGCTGCTTGGCGTGCCCTTGAAGTATTGGAAGAACACGGCCGAAGAACAGGCAGTTTGAAGTTTTGCAAGCCGGGCAAATGCAATTCATTCACTTACAACCAATCGGGATTCAGAATTGAGAATGACAAGCTGTGGTTATTAAAAATCGGCAGCATTAAAATAGTGTTGCATAGGCAACCGACCAAAGTCAAACAGGTTATGGTTGTCAGACAGGCGAGAAAGTGGTATGCAGTAGTTACGTGCGAAATTGCAAAATCAATATTCAGATTCGTTGACACGCGCAAGTCTATAGGTATTGATGTAGGTATCACCAAGTTCGCATATGATAGTGACGATCATGAAATAGATAATCCTCTGTTCCTCTCAAAGATGATTCGGCCGCTCAGAAGGGCACAGCGGAAGGTATCGCGGAGGAAGAGAGGTTCCAATAATAGAAAGAAAGCTAAATCGTGGGTAGCACATCTGTATCAACGAATAGCTAACAAGCGTCATGACTTCCTACACAAGCTCTCAACCGAATATGCAAGCAAGTACGACCTAATATTCCTAGAACGCCTGCGCATATCGAATATGGTAAAGAACCACCATGTTGCACGCCACATCATGGATTCAGGATGGGGTACGTTCAAGACAATGCTTGAGTACAAAGCCAAGATGGTTGTTGGTGTGGGGCCGGCGTACACTTCAATCAATTGCTCAAAGTGCGGTAATACTGTGCCAAAGACACTTGCAGTCAGACTTCATAGATGTAACAAATGTGGCTTAACTCTAGATCGCGACTACAATGCAAGCCTGAACATCTTGAATGAAGGTCTGACGACTCTACCGCAGGGATTGCGGGAATTTACGCCTGTGGAAATTGCGCCTCTACTCGCCAGCGTTGGCGTGCAAGCGCGGTCGCTGAAGCAGGAAGCCTCACTCTTTAAAGCGCAGGCAATTCACTCCGCTGAAAGGTCCCAGTAG